TTGTAAGTGtaattcatttttataaatttatattatatatgtgtgagtgtgtctaatattgattgtgtacattactttttgttataatgttatttgtgtaaattatgatgtgtgtgaatgtttgtgtgtacaataatataaatataatataactttatataatttaataattaggaaatagttttttttacatgtgtgtgtattgttatcatattataatagctttttgttatAGAGTTagtaaaattcaataaaaaaaattataaagttagtgattgttcAAGCATTTGATTGATTAAGTAGACAAGTAGtgtataattttatgtatgaatgagtATGATTGTTTGTGTCAATAATTAATTCGGAGCCAATGAGTTGAGATTAGTAATTtagtctaaaatatttttataaaaacaaagtcaAACAGATAATAACaattgtataaagaaaaaaatgttaggcaaacttaacaaaataaaatggtcataggCTCATAACTACCCACATTGACAATAAATACTCATAATGAACTATCATGtaacattcaaaatttgaaaacttgtagaataattgtaaaattcatgtattattattcttttttggtcGATAActcgatatattcaagttctctttttattaaaaatttttaatgacTCTCTAAACAAAATTCATGGAGTTGCCACTGCTCATTGTATACACTATTATAATGTTATCACAATCCAATCTCAAAAGTATTGAATCTCTCCATTTTACGGTTCTTTAAACTTATGAGGTATATTGTTGTGTATAAGGCTTATACGCTCATCTTTGACATTTGTAAAGTACCTACCatgcaaaatttgaaatatcaTGGGAAATACTTTATGGTTGCTGACTGCCAATAGCGAAGCTATCTAATGATCTCACAATTATGAATAGGCTTTACCGGCGAGGCGCATATTGACTATTTTTGAACATTGAATTATAGCTTAAGATCGAGTGGGTGGTGGGTTCTTTCATCTGATGCAACATGATAACtagaatgattaaaaaaatttcaatatgtAGTCAGTACTCAGTAGGTGAGCGAATCCGTCAATTGTTCTTGCTAAATGCTACTATTATTTTTGGAAACTAATTTTtgatgaattaaaaataaattcgaTAATTCCTATCATGGATAAGAATAATATTACTATGATTCATGTTCTAGTTCTAGGAAAAAACTTTTCCAACTTAAACTTGTGTAAATTAAGTTTGAAATTGCCTTAATGAAGAACAAGAGATTGAAGAacacaataacaataacaaaattaatgcaactaaaattaacaattaaaatgTTGGCAAAAACTTGTTTGCATTAattgaagtttatatatatatatatatatatatataattcgtGTTAGAGGtggaaaaatttaaatatttattgtaTGTCttcattgaaaacaaaaaaaaacaaaaaaatgtcaattgagATATAAGACTCTTAACAAATAAGtagatatttataatttataactaaTCATAATCCTTTTAGATTTTACACTTTAATAGTAAGTCATAATTGCCAAACTTTATACATGGCATATGTCATTTTTATATgggtttggtttatttttagtattttttcaactgaaatctccttttgttttaatcaGAAACTGTCATATTatctactaactaaataaaaaatagagattaaaactcactaccacttgctattattatttaaaataaaaggaaatgtcaagttaaaaaaaatattagaagtaAGTCAAActctttttatattatagtttcagtatttttttccaccaaaaaaaaaaaaaaaaaatagtttcactCTGTAAACAGTTTGTTTTTTTCCAAACATaccatatattatattatatgacCTTCATATACTACAATACTTGGTAAATGTTAAGATAATTGAGGACTGCATCATCtttaaaaagtcaaaataatgggttcttttttaatgtttgaaAAACCCACTAAATAAGTTTCATGTAGTAGATTACATAGGTGTGAAACTTACAAAGCATCCGTAAGCAATGACAAGATTTTAACATTAatctaattcaaatttattgagtaaaaaaatatactGAGCAATAATTATACTGCAAGGGAGACCTCAAATTGTGAGAATTTGATTGGATTTGATTGTATGAGTGTATATTGAATCCCATATACACCTCAACTTGATTAGTTTTGTTGGGATATAAAAATAGACATGGCTAACAGACATTTCCTTAAGTTACTGCCGCTCACAGCCCCTTACCATGACTTATCAATTAACGTCGCTacctcttcttttcctttctgtGCGGTCTTTCATTGCCTTTGAATGTGGGTAACTTTTTaaatctgtctctctctctctctctctcattattgaTTATCTGGCCTCATTTCCCTCTTTCTTGCAACCTCAAGCcacatatatttgatatttctctCATGAGTCATGACCTTGCCTTAGAATTTGTTGTCAAGTCTTATTACATTTCTTCCAAAATCTCATATCTTATatactttcttttccttttttttttgttcttttcagtAACAGACAGACAACTAACTTCTACTTCATATTCAGAGAAGAACATTTGATCCCAGATCCCAGAATTTTCTTAGAATCCTCCGAcatctttgaaatttgaaaaagattgcccctttttaacattttttattctctctatCCTATAAATTCAAACACCCCCTTTACACTTTATTGACTTCCTAGTCCAAGCCATTTTTGCCAAATTTCAAGGCTTTGATGTTGGCCTAAAAGTTTGAATTGTGTACCTGCTTTCTCTCTTTACCACACGTATATCACGTCATTGAATTATTCTTCTTCATACTATTTACAACCTCTTTCTATTTTGTACCACTTCTCATGGTCTTTTCTTGATAAATATTGGAAATAATCAAATAAGCATATATGATATATTGACATGTGTTCACAAACAAGCCTTCCTAGAATATCTTTCTCCCATGATCTTGTCCAAGCAGATGTTGGACCACTACTCAGCATGTCTGATCAAACAgactcatcatcatcatcatcatcgcaTTTGGGCTCAAATTCTGATTTTGAATTCAACATTAGCAGCAGCTTATTTGAGCATGAATCTTGTTCAGCAGACGAGCTTTTCTCCAATGGGGTACTTCTTCCAATTCATGATAAAGAGAGATTTCTTGCTAACAAAGAAGTCCATAGTTGTCAACCTCGGCCTATTgctcctcttcctcctcttcgTCGTGATAACTCATCATCATCGAAGAAAGAAGCCATGGTTATAAATTCAGATTTGGAGCAAAAGCATGTATCCACGGCGACCAAGTCTTTCTGGGGTTTCAAGAGAAGTGCTAGTCTCGATAATTTTGACAATAAGAAGAGCTTTTTACGCTCGTTACCGCTTCTGTCACGAAGCAATTCAACTAGTTCATTGGACCCAATTCCAAAAAGAACAACGCAGAATAAGGAAGTTCACAAGCACAATTCACAGAAACAAGAATCTATTTCATTGCCAAGGTCATCATCTTTTTCATCTTATACTAAATTGCAGCAGAAGCCTCAGTTGAAAAAGAGTTATGGAGAATCTTTAAATGCGGTTCAGATTAGTCCTGTTTTGAATATACCACCTCCTTACATTTCTAAAAGGGCTCAAAATCTCTTcaattttggttcttttttacGTGATGGGAAGGATAAAAAGAGCAAGAAATAGTTTTCACTTTGCTTTTCCTTCATTGAACAGATAGTTGGATTTTCACTTCTGTATAGATTTTATGGGTTTAGGTTCAATAATTAGTGGATTTTCCTTACCTGATGAGTCCAGACAAAGATCATGGAAATTTGTAAAGGACCAAGTATTATTGAGCCTAAGAAGATATCTACGAAAGAAGCTAATTGTATTAAGGTATAAAATAAACGCATATGAtgagaaagagataaagagGGAGGGATGGAGCCTCATGGAATTGAATTTCCTGCATTTCAAAATGTCACAAGCTTTGGACCAGGAGACACACACAGCATAGTGATTCTAGAGACAATCAATCCTATATCCAATTTCAAAACTTGTTGACTTGTGTGATTGTGAGTAGTCAAAGTGAAATGATAGGTTGCACAAGGCAGAAAATGTAAAATACTCACGATCACACAAGTTAATAAGTTGTAAAATTAAGAATATGATTGATTGTATACACAGCAAGAGGTCCCCCTTCTTTCTAGTTGTCCCAACGTtgttttcctttcaatttctcttcattaTATAGGTTGGTAGGTAGGTTACTTTTTGTTTAATAAGCCGCTTTGTTGTCTATGTAAATCCTAATGTACATATAATTTTCAATTGGTTGTTTCTTTATGAGAGAAGCTTTTTGCTCTCATAAGTTTTGTTCTTATTATAAGATTAAAGACAAACCCCGGCTTGAATTATGGGGTGGGTTTGAAAATACAAATCTTCAATGAAATGCCTTTTCAGAActgttctgtatttttttttattttttttttttgaaaagagaacTGTTCTGTATCGACTTTAGCTTTTCAACTAATCTAATCATGACATTTTCTTGGGTTTCTTTTCAAACTTTCAAACTGGGCCAGGCTTGAATTCGACTAGATGCCTTTCCCTATGATGTACCAAAAAATACCACATTTATTTCAAAAGCCCTTGCTTTAACCCAAATTTTCTGGACATATAGAACTATTCATTTATTTCACTGATGTAATATGACATtccaatctaaaaaaaaagatggtcATGTTCATGTAGAAGaacaaataggaaaaacaaatattgacGAATACTATTATGTTAGTAAACTTCATTTATAAATGAGTTTTTAAcacacaaaaattataaaggtgTGCTTCATTGGATTTATTAATAGAACTAATTGAGAGtacatttatttcaaaaaatttgattcaCTATTCTCTTCTCCATTAACATGATGGTACCTCACTTTTGCAACCTTTGATGTCCTAAGCATTCGGTTACCTAAAATTGAGAGTACAAATTCTTTGCCAATCAGCtctaatgaaagaaaaaagaaaagaagaagaagaagcgaaGAACAAATCTTTGATCGAAAATTCAAATGTTCTAGTAGTTgtgggttgttgttgttttttccccctttaccatatgaattttagaatttgaaataaatacCACATTTATTTCAAAAGCCCTTGCTTTAACCCAAACTTTTTGGACATATAGAACTATTCATTTATTTCACTGATGTATTATGACATttcaatctaaaaaaataaagacgGTCATGTTCATATAGAAGAACAAATAGGAAAAGCGAATATTGAAGAATACTATAATGTTAGTAAAACTTCATTTAT
The Quercus lobata isolate SW786 chromosome 10, ValleyOak3.0 Primary Assembly, whole genome shotgun sequence DNA segment above includes these coding regions:
- the LOC115965677 gene encoding uncharacterized protein LOC115965677 codes for the protein MCSQTSLPRISFSHDLVQADVGPLLSMSDQTDSSSSSSSHLGSNSDFEFNISSSLFEHESCSADELFSNGVLLPIHDKERFLANKEVHSCQPRPIAPLPPLRRDNSSSSKKEAMVINSDLEQKHVSTATKSFWGFKRSASLDNFDNKKSFLRSLPLLSRSNSTSSLDPIPKRTTQNKEVHKHNSQKQESISLPRSSSFSSYTKLQQKPQLKKSYGESLNAVQISPVLNIPPPYISKRAQNLFNFGSFLRDGKDKKSKK